In Aestuariibaculum lutulentum, one DNA window encodes the following:
- a CDS encoding molybdenum cofactor biosynthesis protein MoaE: protein MTDKKIKNVFQQGAISSEFIGNSIAKHQTKTSIGAHNIFLGQVRADVIDGKTVSAIEYTAYEDMANEKFHEIRESAFDKFDLTCMHIYHSLGTVKAGEICLFVFVSSPRRKVVFEALEYIVEKIKAQVPVFGKEIFEDNTHQWKKNN from the coding sequence ATGACCGACAAAAAAATAAAAAACGTATTTCAGCAAGGTGCCATTTCATCAGAATTTATAGGAAATTCTATTGCTAAACATCAAACCAAAACCAGCATCGGTGCTCACAACATATTTTTAGGGCAGGTACGTGCCGATGTTATCGATGGTAAAACGGTTTCTGCCATTGAATACACAGCTTACGAAGATATGGCTAACGAAAAATTTCACGAGATTCGCGAATCGGCTTTTGATAAATTCGATTTAACCTGCATGCACATTTATCATAGTTTAGGCACAGTGAAAGCAGGCGAAATATGTTTATTCGTTTTTGTCTCTTCACCAAGACGAAAAGTTGTTTTTGAAGCTCTAGAATATATTGTTGAAAAAATAAAAGCCCAGGTTCCTGTTTTTGGAAAGGAAATTTTTGAAGACAACACGCATCAGTGGAAGAAAAACAATTAA
- the moaCB gene encoding bifunctional molybdenum cofactor biosynthesis protein MoaC/MoaB, whose translation MVDITHKNTTLRIASAQAIVKVSKPETIEAIKNDTVPKGNVLAMSKAAGLLGVKRTPDILPDCHPLPIEYTGVEYEINGLEITVLFTVKTIYKTGVEVEAMHGASVVALNMYDMLKPIDKGIEIHAIKLLNKKGGKSDFKNRFRTDIKAAVIVCSDTISAGEKEDRAGKAIIEKLEASNVKIEDYIVIPDELDIIQNKAKTYQEAGIDLVIYTGGTGLSNRDVTPEALIPILDRRIPGIEEAIRNYGQERTPYSMLSRSIAGTIKNTLVLALPGSTNGAKESMDAVFPSVLHIFGVLRGARHD comes from the coding sequence ATGGTCGACATCACACATAAAAACACCACACTACGTATTGCTTCAGCTCAAGCTATTGTAAAAGTAAGTAAACCTGAAACCATTGAAGCTATAAAAAATGATACGGTTCCAAAAGGAAACGTTTTAGCGATGAGCAAAGCCGCCGGATTACTTGGCGTAAAGCGTACACCAGACATATTACCAGATTGCCACCCATTACCTATTGAATACACAGGCGTGGAATACGAGATAAACGGATTAGAAATTACCGTGTTATTCACTGTAAAAACCATTTACAAAACCGGCGTTGAAGTTGAAGCCATGCATGGCGCCAGCGTGGTCGCTTTAAATATGTACGATATGCTGAAGCCAATTGATAAAGGCATCGAAATTCACGCGATTAAATTACTAAACAAAAAAGGTGGCAAATCGGATTTTAAAAACCGTTTCAGAACAGATATTAAAGCCGCTGTTATTGTGTGTTCCGACACCATTTCGGCCGGAGAAAAAGAAGACAGAGCAGGAAAAGCTATTATTGAAAAACTGGAAGCGAGTAATGTAAAAATTGAAGATTATATCGTGATTCCCGATGAACTGGACATCATTCAAAATAAAGCAAAAACTTATCAGGAAGCCGGAATTGATTTAGTGATTTACACAGGTGGTACAGGACTTTCAAATCGCGATGTAACTCCTGAAGCCTTAATCCCAATTTTAGACCGACGGATTCCTGGCATTGAAGAAGCTATACGCAATTATGGTCAGGAAAGAACGCCCTATTCTATGCTTTCCAGAAGCATTGCCGGAACAATAAAAAACACCTTAGTTCTAGCTTTACCTGGATCAACCAACGGTGCCAAAGAATCGATGGACGCTGTCTTCCCTTCGGTTT
- the moeB gene encoding HesA/MoeB/ThiF family protein, whose protein sequence is MNRYSRHIILSEIGESGQNKLLNAKVLVIGAGGLGCPILQYLAAAGIGTLGIVDFDVVDITNLQRQILFGTATVGTNKALAAKQRLEDLNDSISIIAYQERLNHKNALKLFKQYDIIVDGTDNFETRYLINDACVISNKPLVFGAIYKFEGQVSVFNYQNGPTYRCLFPEAPEKNTVPNCSEIGVLGVLPGIIGTMQANEVLKIILEIGNTLSGKLLCYNALNSQTIVLNISKNSYEIEKTLKNKDSFTSKTTEVFCEIEPKTVSIEDILDQNNIQLIDIREVHETPKVEGLAVTLIPLSELNQHLNQIQPDKDKYIFCQSGIRSKKAVSILQDLNIKNCFSLKEGAPDIIEYLTQQNQK, encoded by the coding sequence ATGAATAGATATAGTAGACATATCATACTTTCCGAAATTGGTGAAAGCGGTCAAAACAAACTACTAAACGCCAAAGTTTTAGTTATTGGTGCCGGCGGTTTAGGTTGTCCAATCCTGCAATATCTTGCAGCTGCAGGTATTGGCACACTTGGTATTGTAGATTTCGATGTGGTTGATATTACCAACCTGCAACGTCAAATATTATTTGGCACAGCAACAGTTGGAACAAACAAAGCATTAGCAGCTAAACAACGTCTGGAAGATTTAAACGATAGCATTTCCATTATCGCTTATCAGGAAAGATTAAATCATAAAAATGCCTTAAAACTTTTCAAACAATACGACATTATTGTTGATGGTACCGACAACTTTGAAACTCGTTATTTAATAAATGACGCTTGTGTTATCAGCAACAAACCACTGGTTTTTGGAGCGATTTATAAGTTCGAAGGACAGGTTTCGGTATTTAATTACCAAAACGGACCAACTTACCGATGTCTGTTCCCTGAAGCTCCCGAAAAAAATACCGTTCCCAATTGTTCTGAAATTGGTGTTTTAGGGGTTTTACCAGGAATTATTGGCACGATGCAAGCAAACGAAGTGTTAAAAATCATTTTAGAAATAGGCAATACACTTTCTGGAAAACTGCTTTGCTACAATGCACTTAATAGCCAAACAATTGTTTTAAACATTTCAAAGAACAGTTATGAGATTGAAAAAACTCTAAAAAACAAAGACAGTTTTACATCAAAAACGACCGAAGTTTTTTGCGAAATAGAACCAAAAACAGTTTCTATTGAAGATATTTTAGATCAAAACAACATTCAGCTTATCGATATTAGGGAAGTCCACGAAACACCAAAAGTTGAAGGTTTAGCTGTTACGTTAATCCCTTTAAGTGAATTAAACCAACATCTAAACCAAATTCAACCAGATAAAGACAAATATATTTTTTGTCAGTCTGGTATCCGAAGCAAAAAGGCTGTTTCCATACTCCAGGATTTAAATATTAAAAACTGTTTCAGCCTAAAAGAAGGTGCTCCAGACATCATTGAATACCTAACACAACAAAATCAAAAATAA